ATCAGGTTGTTGTTTAATCTCAGATCGCTCAATTTATTCCATTTTGACTTGTGTCTCCAAACATGAAACGGATCTTGATTCAATAGAACCTTAAATTTTTCAATCCTTGCCGAGTATTCGGTGAGCTTGCCTTCCCCTAGGGCACGTGTTTCAATTGTCGCTCCGTGAAAGTCTGATAAGGATTGCAATGCCATGAATTTGGTACTTAAATTTCCCAATACTAAAGAAATTTGTCGTGAAATGAAGACGACTATAATTTGCAAATATACACGACGTCCGAAGAAGCGCATTTTTCTTTGATATTCTATGTCGGTTGTTTTATGGGGCGATTAATTGTTTCAGTTGTAAGCTGTGTGGTCTTATGCATCGCCGATTGCTTTCAAAATAGCACCAGCCTCACCAGCAATATTGGCACCTTATAACACACTAAGACGGAAAATATGTGCCTCATACCAATGGGTTCAACTTCCATCTGATCATATAGATAAtttttgtatgtatgtatgacaCTACAGAAAACAAATCAGGTTAAAAAAAACAGTATCAGTGTTTATTGTCCCCTTTTCGAGAAATCAAATTAATCCATATACATTTACACAATACGTTTTCCCGGGAACTGTTCAATTTAACACAGAAAAAATTGATGTGAGAGCTCAACATCTTAGGTAACTTTGTCATTGTTTTGCGCTTGGCGCCTGAAAAAgaatcttctgaaacaactgagtttgttcttctttttcttcttcacatCAACAGAACGCTGCgcaaaagaaaacgaaacgGTTGCCTTGACAATAGCCAGATGACGTTAGAGCAGCTAATTAAGTAGTAGTGGGGAGGGGGTCGGGTGAAAGTAACTGACATCAACCCGCACTGCTGGTTATTCGCTTAAATTAGATTGATTGCCTCTATTTCAACATTGTGACACGAAGTTTTACAGTCAGAGCCCACTTATCCCTATTTTCTTTACGAAGCACCTTAAAAAactacattaatttttaacttaaAGCATCTCAATGTTTGAACTTACTTTTTCCTTGAATGCAACAATCTTTTCACGGACAGCGTCAATCGCACTGCAGAGTCAAAAATGAACTTTTAGAAAGACAGGACAAAATGACGAGATCCGGCTTGGATCATAAAATGGACAACTTTAGGACCGTCTCAGAGATTGCTGATGCCCTTCTCTGAAGGGACAATTTCTGGTCCCGAATATATATATGTGGTGAAGATGAAGTTATGTCGAAGAGAGATTCCGCAAAGTGAACGATAAATATGTAACTCCGAAATGGCCCGTTTAGTTTGCCCTGTTCGCACCGACCAAATCTACTtacttgtttttgtcatttaatGCGATCTTTGCCTGAAAGGAAAGAATAACAGTCTATAAATGAAGAACATAACTTTTCGAGATTATGAGGTGAGGGCTGAAGCATTTGACGCACCGTGCATGACGATCTCAGTCCGAGCCACTCCTTAATTCGAAAACATAGTTTCCTCTGTTTTAAGTATTGATATGCAATCACAGAATAAGCAATCCTATATCAGCAGGGAAATGTGTGTCGGGGAAACGATATAGTATAGTAAAAGGTGGAGAACaaatttatctatctatctattcaAGTTCGCTATCGTGAGAAACGCTCATCTTTAAGATAACCATTAGGGAATACCCTTTTCCTTCCATTTTGGAGACCAATAGTTATCTTTACCTCGGATAGGCTGCCATTGAGCTTGACAAAGAAGATCTTTGTTGGTTGGGGTTCGAAATTAGCTGATAGCGAGTATGCCATTAAAGGCTCTGTTATAACACATCACTATAACAATGGTGAAGGTGAAAATGTTGACCGATCAGAATGAATTAACCGCAAACAATGGTGACAATTTACCTCAAGCTTCCAAATGGCAAACTCCCTCCCAGTTTGAGCATTGTTCCTAAAAGATCGGGAATGCATTGATAAAGATAAACATTGTACCGTTTTCGTCACAATGTCACTGAAAATGCTTTACAATCACCGCATGTCTCAGTCTTCGATAAAACGTGGAAcagcaaattttaaaaactttCAATAAATGATTTTTTTGGCTTTCATGTGTTAAAGACGAAGAAATTGCAGAGATGACTTTATGCCATATAAAAAATCAGAGACAAATGAAATAGCGTTCTTCTGGAATGAAATAGTAACTCTCTGTGGTCAAATTTTAAATGCAAGTCTTAAAATATTATAACTATTTATGATAAGAAACTTCACCTTTCAACTTCGATTTTATTTTCCAGCAACTTCTGCAAAGAGATATTATAGAAATCTGGTTAGTATCTTCAACACACAAAGCTGCATAGCTTCGTTGTCTCGGCTTTTGAGAAGACAAGACTTCTGACCGAACATGCCCTGAAAGGAGAGTACCACCGAAACGGAATGGGAGACAAATTCCTCTTTCGAATCTGCAGAAAATCCTACCTTAAAATCCGGCATGAATTGTTCATTGGAGTTCTGCAGGCGATTCACAGTGTTCTAATTAAAAAACAAAGGTCAGTGACTTAGCATTCGGCTCAGGAGCAAAACGTTGAACCAAGGTTCTTCAAATGCTAATATTATGTAATTTTAGCTCAAATCTAACACAGTTACCGAGAGCGGATCATAGTCTTAAGCGAGATGGGAGAGAGAGGGTGGGGTGAGAATAAAGATAAATTTCATAAGATCATTTACTTTACACACCTGCATTTCGTCTTTCAATTTCTGATTTTCTGCTTCCATGGTCTCAATCTGGAAAAGAAACAGATTCAATTATTGGTGACGGAAAATAGTAAGTTTTTAAATAGAACATGTTTATGAGAAGGGAAAACGGGAGTCTCGGAACAGAAATCCCACGAATTTAACCAGCAGATAGTTTGGGAATCGAATCCAAGACACACTGTAAGAGCGCTCTCATCTATGGTGTAACCCTGCCCTTGCCTACACTTGCGCCATTTTAGGTCTCATTTGCATGCAGTCCGTATTAAATCTTGATACTTACCTTCTGGTTCAGGTTAATTTTAGCTGACGATACGCCACCAAATtctctgaaaataaaaataaaatgttcagTTATTTAAAAATCAGCCCCTTTATAGTTGTCTGGTTGCTGCAGCTATTAAACAAGTTACCACCGGATTAATAAATAATCTTAAGTATTTTCTTTATGCTTTAAGATAACTAGAAGCCTTTTGTTTGAACTTAGAGGCTAGAAAGGCGAATATAAACTCAGTCTAATAGTTAATAAGTAATCACCAAATCGATTAGAAATACGCCGTCTTTTATGAAAGCGTTCTTTTAATGTGAAGTTACTTGCTTCAGATATAGAGAGGTTCgattaaacaataaaaaagtgATAAAGTGTATTCTTACTTCCGTTTGCAATTATTCATTTCAGTAAgctgaagcaaaaaaaatgaaagaacgGAACATTAGTGACATAATCGACCAATCGTAAGATGTTGCCGTACGGGATAAACGTACGTCATCAGAAGAACAACCCAGTTTCGATCTTCTCTCGCATGATTTATGGCATAGATAACGTTGTCATCTTGTAAAATTAGAATACAGGTCCCGTCAGGCAGAGGCCATTTATCACACCTGGTCTGACTGAGCACCATTTTTGAAATCTTCATCCTCTAGTTGCGAGGTTTCTATGACGCTACGATTTGATTTATTTGTATTTGAAGCATAAGATGAATTTTACGATTTATATCTCTCACCTTTTCCAGCTTCAGATCATCAATTTTCATTTCTTCGTTTGCCGGCCTCAAATCCCTGAACAAGGAATTTCAATAGTTATTCCATGAGTCATTTTTAAGatgataaaattaaaaaaaaaaaaaacaaacaagcacgTTTACCTCTGGAATTCGCCGACCAGGCGCTGTGTCAtctaaagaaagagaaaaaaagaaaataattgatcTTCTGACTGGATAACGGATTGACTGATTAATTAGCCAACTGGCAAGCTGACTGACTGACAAAGGGATTTACCAACTGGCTGGATGATTGATCCGTCAACCGACTGAGCGGCTTATTTTCGTGCTGACTGCACGACTGCTGTCTATCTCCGTGCTTAGTCTTTAATGGGGCGAAAATATTACTACCGAAAACATATGTCGTGAAAGACCACACCAACGGAATAAAGTCAGGatcgtaaaaaaaaacagaaagacaTAGCCGATAGAAACAAACCTGCAAACCGACAATCAAATTATCTTTCTTTTCCACCAGCAATTTTTTCTGTTtgagaaataaaaggaaatcGTCATTAACAAATATTGACAGTTTAATTTTCTCAGCGTACCCTTAAAATGAACCCGATAAAACGAAGATTCCCAGCGAAAAAAGGTTCAGAGATTTAAAGCGATGATTGAAAACGTCAACAcaaaattagtttttaaaacaataatCCTTAAAAGGACGTTTTGCGGTAAAACTCCGAGAGTGCTTCATACACCATGCAGGTCCAGAATGCAATTTTTCCGGCAGAGGAGAAGAATGGCCGAGGAGAAGAATGGCAGCATCGTGTAAATGACTAAATTATTCTCACTTAGAGCCTAGATTCCAGGCCTTGATCGCGCTACTCACTTCAATGTTTACAGCTTCAAGTTCCTTTTTCATCTCCTGGATTCTATTCAGACAAGAAATAATACAAATAACTTAATAAATAACTCAAGAAAGTTTTAACATCGTTAAGTGATTTGCCGTGTTGGCATTGGAGGCATTTACCTCTCGTTTTCAGCATTGCTCTTTTCATTAGCTGATATCtgcaaaaataaaacagaaaaagattGAGCCTTTTTGCTATACATGGATTTCCGATGAGATGAATCAAAACTAAAAGATGGCGTATTCGATATACTCACCTCTTCAACGTTCTCCTCTGCCCTATAGGCTTGGATGACATCAACTTCTCTGAAACCGCAACAATAATATTCTTTGAAAGAATTTATTATTAAACTGTCATCAACAGCCGTTATTCTCAGCATGGCAACAGCTCAATGAGAGGTCATCTTTTTTGTTtagaatgttgttgtttttttaatagaAGCACTGCACGAAACTGGAGTAGTTGACGGGATAAAGTGGAAACCTATCCCTTAGTGGAAAATTTACAGACCTAGGCCTATTCCCCTTGCGCAAGACTGCTAGAGACTGGGCGAGACGATCAATTGGTTCTCGTGTACCCTTCACAGCAGCGAGAGAGAGCCAGACCACCCTTCTACCCGTAGTAACTGTTAGTTAATCAAATAGTTTTTGTTGTACCTGGCGAGGTTGACGTTTTCCTCTCCCTGCTTCTTTATTTCATCCTATCAAAAAGATCAAAGTGCAACTCTGAATATATGGCGCCCAAGACCAAGTTTACCGCCCAAGGATGTGAAATGTCATATATTTCATACCTCTAGTTTGTCTATTtcattttggtgttttttccccAACACACGTAGTGCATTTTTCCTTTCGCTGGAACAAACAAAGATGAATTGAAACACAACGTCAGTAAAGGAAGAAACATTGCCCCACCATAGCTCCACTGAAATACCCCAATGTATTTAAAGACTACAGTACTCTTTACGTGAAGTAGCTGTAGAATTGACGCCATAAAGTACAAACAAGTTGCCTGTGTCTAAAATTTTCCAGCGCTGGTTGATCTTCTTTACTCTGGTGATCTTGTGGCAAGAAAAGAAGCCTAAGAAAGTCCTAGTCAATACATTTTATATGATGGAAAGAATACCAACAAAACAATTTACTTACTTTCTCAAATCTCGGATGTTTTGAATTGATTTCTGTTTTGAACACAAAGACCTTTTGAGGTcctgcacagaaaaaaaaaactttaagtATTGTGAATAGTGAAAATAGAGCTTGTTAGAGAGAGGCACGTTGACTCTTTTAATCACCCTAATAAATAAATTGTAAGAGGTGCATCTTGACGACATAGTGCCAAAAATATACTCAAGGTATCTCCAGCAATCACCATCCGATGCTTGACAACAGATGTGGTTATAATTAGTTTAATTTTGACATGCGCAAAAAAATGGATTACTTGGGCACCCGGGAAACATATGAGTCGGGATGAAACGATGACGCAACTAAGTCTTTTTAAACTGACGTGTTATGAAGTAACAAGAATACATAAACATACCAGATTTTGCAACTCAATTTGATGCAATTTCTTCATAAGTTCTTCCCGATTTTCTCTGGCACCAGGCTTCTGGTctataacaaagaagacaaatgatGAAAGTATGAACACGTCAATTTGCATTTTCCCTTGTTGGTGAATCCGCATCATGCAAGGAGCGCAGTACGCAGGAACCAGActatcaacctcgttcccagcgtCTCTCATCTTCCCTTTCCCTGCAATTTGCAGTATGTAGCTTATCTCTTAAAATATCCTCAGCAAATCAGCAGTCGAAGACAAACGAAGTCAAATTCTGACTGAAGCGAAGAAACCCGCTTTATGACTTCAAATCTTGAAGACAAATCTTTATTTTAAAAAGCGGAGGGAGGAGTCAATAAACAGGAGAGGAAAACTTCCACACTGAGGATATGACACGATGTTTTCATAGATAATTTTCAGACTGGTTTCATTTCGGCGAAAATTCAATTCCGCTTATCCTCTTCCAGCCTTCCCTGTAATGTGAAAGAAGCTAAATCTCTAACTCAATTTAAACGAttagttagccttcattttaaATGTTAGGGTATACACGGCATTCATGAATAACAGGTTTTAGTTAGATTAGTTGTAGttagtttttgtattttgtttaggATAGTTAggttatttctaattttttatACTCCTGATGGAttttaccgtgtttaaataaagattttacattacattacattacattactcTACTACTGCTTTTAGTACTACTACTCAGTATCGTTGCTGTAACTACCTCAACCAATATCACTGTTATTGATACTACTATATGACTTACTCTTTTATGCCTTTCGTAGTTGATTAAGATCGAACTGGATAACATACATAATCGCACGcactaaaaatttcaaaattttcagcaatcgtcgaaaaacgtttttcaacaaaatatctTTTTACTTGTGTGTTTCGCTCACTTACTGAATATGCCTCCGAGACAAAACAACTTAGCTTCTGCGTCAACACCAATCTTATGATGCCAGTCTTACTATAAAAACTTTCCTTATTTTTGGTTTGAAGAACTCAAAAAAAAATCGCACCTGATATGATTAAAATCTTATCGTAATATTTGCGGGAGCGCAGTAATTTACCTTGATTACCAGACTCCATACTTGAATAAGTAACTTCGAAATTAGCTTTGTAGCTCAAGCTTCCTACGAAAAATTTACCCAACAAATCAGCTCTCAAGCAGTCAACAAGACAAACTCTGGCAAATTCTGAGTGAGGTGAAAATTCCTTTATGACGTAAACTTAGTGCACGCGTGATTACGCGCGCGCAAAGATCGAATTCGTTTCAAACTAACCTTTCTTTCGGTGTGAGAGGCCGAGAGGCAGAAACTGATAACCAAAAGAGTCCAACTCCAATACTGAGCTCACACGATGTTTTCGCAGACTGAGCTGTTTTTAGACTGGCCTTACGTTTCAGCTTGAGTGAAACGTTTGGTTGCGCTCCATATCCGACGACAAGCAATCAATACCAGGCAAATATCTAAAGGCAGAAACTGTTCAACTCTAGGTTGCCTGATATATTAACTCCTTTGATATATTAAATCCTATGCCAACCGACTGAAGAATATTTCAAGAGACGCCTCGATTGACGTGAAGACAGTTAATGTGAAAAACAACGCTAAAAAGTTAAATAAACTTAACAAGCGACAAGTACACGTCAACCAAAAAAGTGAGGAACTTTTAAAAACGGAAAACGCAAGCAACGAACCACACGACATGAACTTTACAACACACTGCACAGGAAAAGCTGCGCGCGCTGCGCAAAAACTTATGCTGGCCAAGAGATGTTCCCAGATGGTCATCCACCTTttcccagttgtttaaagggtGAGTACCGCTACttactggataactcaataggttttggtagtattTATCTAGTGGATAGctctatccatcctttgaacaactgggctctGGTTATTAGAGCGGTCTtcgaatgactgtcgaaagtaattacacAGTTGAGATTCCTACAACTAATGATCTGTCTCGAATGGTCtcggggccgacatttctctccctcactgcctggtgacaggtatctgaaacttggctccaaaagcgacaaggcttccttattctttttttttttaatctttaaaTTTGTTTCGAAACTTTCAATGATTGCGCAAATGTCGTGTCAATACGCACCAGCACGTACcctaggaaaaaaaattagaactttgaaaatggctctgaacctaAATTTGAGGGTTTATACAagaacgcatgcgcaattgtcatgtATACACACTTGTGCGTCCCACGTGGAAGAAATATCTGGCAAATTCTCATACATATAGCGAAGTTGCTCTATGTTacaaatcgatccgagtggatgaaagggatctgtctctaatggtctaggggccgacatttctctccctccctgcctggcgacaggtatctgaaacttggctccaaaagcgacctccgggccgaaatctcggggagcatcgtttggtacgaagctctggcgccacgtccagaggtactgcgctcaatttcttctttttatgctaatttatggtaatctagTTCGTTGGGGATATAATTGTAATCGTCAAAAACCTTCATTATCATGTCCTAGATTGTTTTTATAGACTCATTTCAAATTTATTGCATGGAAGAAATAGCTTAAAAACGTTTATTGCTATTAAAATGTCACGGTTAGGGTTAGGTTCAGGTTCAAAAGGGtgaaaaaatggccatttttaaacattttgcaaaagctgtaattgtcaaaaatggccgattttgtggATGAAATAAAGATCGACAAGATCACAAACACGGCTGAAATCTTTCCTTTCGTGgctaagtttgtttttttatggaCTCTAGAAATCATTTTGGATAAATTGTGTGGAAGAGACAGCTTAAAAAACTATTTTTAGTAccaaagggtttttttttggttaataattacattttgtcttttctttttttctttttcacgtaAACGGAGTCTTAAAGAGGCGTACAAAGCCCGGTTTCACTAGCCTCGCAAGCAGAAGCGCAAAGTGCAACAAGAGGCTCTAACCTTTAAAAGCGCAGGCCGGGCATGGGTACTGGGATAAAAGGCTTGTTTTTACTAGCGTAAGCATAAGTGCAGGTAAAACAGCACATGTCGTGAAAACAAGCAGACGTAAAAGCAAGCTCAAGGTCAAGCGCATTTGCTTTTCGTTCTCTTTATATATACCTGCGCCCGACGGCGTGCTTGCGTCGAAGTACTACAAAAAATCGCGCCccagtttttcaacaaatgagaaacaaagccaaaaccaatcggACCTTGTACGCGCCACTTTTTCCGGGCTTTGAGCAAGTTATAAGTGATTGCCAGGAagtctgattggttcatcgcgatgtttgttcttgttgtgattggtcagggTAAAAGCTTTGGTATCGGTTTTTTTACAGTCTTCTGAAAACCGCTCTCTCACGTCGTGCAACAGGGATTAAGGAGCTTTAGTATCGACAACGAGaatggcaacgacaacgccacaaattaaaaatttgattggtcgagtgagaaAACAAGCGTGCTGCGCGCACTTATGAACCAGACAGGAACCGTTGCTGTCGATTGGGTGAGTCAGAATAGTGCgtaccataagaaagagagaTTATTTACTTTTTGCAATATAATTGAAAGTCATTCTAGTGCAATGATAAGTTTGAACTGAGCAATGGCGAATGCAAAGTCCCTCTTACATATGCTCAAGGTGCCAATGTTCTCTATTTTGTCTGTCTGTTGAGGTACAGGTATCTGAAAGTTACTTTGAACATAGGGTATCTCTCTTTTCTTGTCTCCTGGACAAATAAGACCTTCCTTACAATGGTTCCCGAAATCTAAAGTTCCTTGAAACTGCTTCACCACGTACTGTAACATTCTATATTTATCACTATTCGtttaaataacaattaattattattgtcactttAAATTGCCTGTTCTAATTTTTTTCTGACAAAGTGTGGCAAATTCCGGTGGAAGCAAACTGCAGGGAAAGTACAACATTTTTCAGAGTTTGGAAAAATAATTGGAATATAAAAAGTTAAGGATAATACTATGTTTTTTAAAATGGTCATAAAAACAGCAGTCCTTCAGTATTTTCTAAAAGCTCAACTCGGGCAGACAACAAAGGTGTTTCGAGCCGCAAATCTTTCAAACCCTTTCACTTGCCTCAAGAATAAAGCAAATTAGCAATAAACA
This genomic stretch from Acropora muricata isolate sample 2 chromosome 5, ASM3666990v1, whole genome shotgun sequence harbors:
- the LOC136918242 gene encoding tropomyosin-like isoform X1 is translated as MESGNQDQKPGARENREELMKKLHQIELQNLDLKRSLCSKQKSIQNIRDLRNERKNALRVLGKKHQNEIDKLEDEIKKQGEENVNLAREVDVIQAYRAEENVEEISANEKSNAENERIQEMKKELEAVNIEKKLLVEKKDNLIVGLQMTQRLVGEFQRDLRPANEEMKIDDLKLEKLTEMNNCKRKEFGGVSSAKINLNQKIETMEAENQKLKDEMQNTVNRLQNSNEQFMPDFKKLLENKIEVERNNAQTGREFAIWKLEAKIALNDKNNAIDAVREKIVAFKEKRSVDVKKKKKNKLSCFRRFFFRRQAQNNDKVT
- the LOC136918242 gene encoding putative autophagy-related protein 11 isoform X2 — its product is MKKLHQIELQNLDLKRSLCSKQKSIQNIRDLRNERKNALRVLGKKHQNEIDKLEDEIKKQGEENVNLAREVDVIQAYRAEENVEEISANEKSNAENERIQEMKKELEAVNIEKKLLVEKKDNLIVGLQMTQRLVGEFQRDLRPANEEMKIDDLKLEKLTEMNNCKRKEFGGVSSAKINLNQKIETMEAENQKLKDEMQNTVNRLQNSNEQFMPDFKKLLENKIEVERNNAQTGREFAIWKLEAKIALNDKNNAIDAVREKIVAFKEKRSVDVKKKKKNKLSCFRRFFFRRQAQNNDKVT